From Caretta caretta isolate rCarCar2 chromosome 3, rCarCar1.hap1, whole genome shotgun sequence, a single genomic window includes:
- the FLRT3 gene encoding leucine-rich repeat transmembrane protein FLRT3, protein MISVTWNIFLIWTKIGLLLKMAPHSVSAKSCPSVCRCDAGFIYCNDRELTSIPTGIPQDATTLYLQNNQINNAGIPSDLKNLLRVERIYLYHNSLDEFPTNLPKYVKELHLQENNIRTITYDSLSQIPYLEELHLDDNSVSAVSIEDGAFRDNIYLRLLFLSRNHLSTIPWGLPKTIEELRLDDNRISTISEVSLQDLTNLKRLVLDGNLLNNHGLGDKVFINLVNLTELSLIRNSLTAAPINLPGTNLRKLYLQENHINRVPPNAFSDLRQLYRLDMSNNNLSNLPQGIFDDLDNITQLFLRNNPWYCGCKMKWVRDWLQSLPLKVNVRGLMCQAPEKVRGMAIKDLSTELFDCKDDSTVSTIQITTAIPNTLYPAQGHWPVSVTKQSDIKTPNLNRNYRTTASPVRKIITIIVKSVSTESIHISWKVALPMTALRLSWLKMGHSPAFGSITETIVTGDRSDYLLTALEPESPYRVCMVPMETSNIYLSDETPVCIETETAPLKMYNPTTTLNREQEKEPYKNSNLPVAAIIGGVVALLAIALLALVCWYVHRNGSLFSRNCAYSKGRRRKDDYAEAGTKKDNSILEIRETSFQMIPINNDQVSKEEFVIHTIFPPNGMNLYKNNHSESSSNRSYRDSGIPDSDHSHS, encoded by the coding sequence ATGATCAGTGTAACTTGGAACATCTTCCTAATTTGGACTAAGATAGGGCTGTTGCTTAAAATGGCACCTCATTCAGTCAGTGCCAAATCATGCCCATCGGTGTGTCGCTGTGATGCAGGTTTCATTTATTGTAATGATCGTGAATTGACATCAATTCCTACTGGAATTCCACAGGATGCTACCACCCTCTACCTTCAGAACAATCAAATAAATAATGCTGGGATTCCTTCAGACCTGAAAAACTTGCTTAGGGTAGAGAGAATATACTTATATCACAACAGTTTAGATGAATTCCCTACCAATCTCCCTAAGTATGTTAAAGAACTGCATTTGCAGGAAAATAATATAAGGACCATTACTTATGATTCACTTTCACAAATTCCTTATCTGGAAGAATTGCATTTGGATGATAATTCAGTTTCTGCTGTTAGTATTGAAGATGGAGCTTTCCGGGACAACATCTATCTCAGACTACTTTTCCTCTCTCGAAATCACCTTAGCACCATTCCCTGGGGTTTGCCTAAAACGATAGAAGAGCTACGCTTGGATGATAATCGTATTTCCACAATTTCAGAAGTGTCCCTTCAAGATCTTACAAATCTAAAACGTCTCGTTTTAGATGGAAACCTTTTAAACAATCATGGATTAGGAGACAAAGTCTTCATAAATCTAGTCAATCTAACAGAACTGTCATTGATCCGCAATTCCCTTACAGCTGCTCCCATAAATTTGCCAGGCACAAACCTAAGAAAGCTTTATCTTCAAGAAAATCATATAAATCGTGTACCACCTAATGCTTTCTCTGATCTAAGGCAATTGTATCGACTAGATATGTCCAATAACAATCTAAGCAATTTACCTCAGGGTATCTTTGATGACCTGGACAACATAACTCAATTGTTTCTTCGTAACAATccatggtactgtggatgcaaaaTGAAATGGGTCCGTGACTGGCTTCAGTCATTGCCTTTAAAAGTTAACGTACGTGGACTGATGTGTCAAGCACCAGAGAAAGTGCGTGGAATGGCTATCAAGGACCTCAGCACAGAGCTATTTGATTGTAAGGATGATAGTACTGTAAGCACCATCCAAATTACTACTGCAATACCAAACACATTATACCCTGCCCAAGGGCATTGGCCAGTTTCTGTGACCAAACAGTCAGACATAAAGACTCCCAATCTAaatagaaactacagaaccacaGCAAGTCCAGTACGGAAAATCATTACAATCATTGTGAAATCTGTAAGCACTGAGAGCATTCATATTTCCTGGAAAGTTGCACTACCAATGACTGCTTTAAGACTGAGCTGGCTAAAAATGGGTCACAGCCCTGCCTTTGGATCTATAACTGAAACAATAGTTACAGGAGACAGGAGTGACTACCTACTTACAGCCCTTGAGCCAGAGTCACCATACCGTGTATGTATGGTTCCCATGGAAACCAGCAACATCTATCTGTCTGATGAAACCCCCGTTTGTATAGAGACTGAAACAGCACCTCTTAAGATGTACAATCCTACAACAACCCTAAACCGAGAGCAAGAGAAAGAACCTTACAAAAATTCTAATTTACCTGTGGCTGCCATCATAGGTGGTGTGGTGGCATTACTAGCTATAGCGCTGCTTGCGTTAGTGTGCTGGTATGTCCACAGAAATGGATCCTTGTTTTCAAGGAACTGTGCGTACAGCAAAGGACGGAGGAGAAAAGATGATTATGCTGAAGCTGGAACTAAGAAGGACAACTCCATCCTAGAAATCAGGGAGACTTCTTTTCAGATGATACCAATAAATAATGACCAAGTGTCCAAGGAAGAGTTTGTAATACATACCATATTCCCACCTAATGGAATGAATCTGTATAAGAACAACCACAGTGAAAGCAGCAGTAACAGAAGCTACAGAGACAGTGGTATACCAGATTCAGATCATTCACATTCATGA